One Nicotiana tomentosiformis chromosome 4, ASM39032v3, whole genome shotgun sequence genomic window carries:
- the LOC138910399 gene encoding uncharacterized protein, protein MGFKKYSELISHLLVAEQHNGLLIKNHESRPTGSCLFPEVNEINFHQAKRGRGRGPSRGHGRGRERNSNHGNNNAPKNRPHHQQWKRKEQKFEAVQAEKPENACYRCEGKEHWSRTCRMPKHLVELYQAFLKKVDKNAETNVISENNLDFMPLDVDDYFALPEGETSHMIGNESVEM, encoded by the coding sequence atgggattcaaaaagtattctgaacttatctcacatcttcttgtagccgagcaacataatgggctattaattaaaaaccatgaaagccgaccaaCTGGTTCTTGtctattccctgaagtgaatgagataaatttccaccaagctaagcgtggaagaggtcgtggccccagtcgtggtcatggccgtggtcgggaaagaaactctaatcatggtaataataatgcaccaaagaaccgtCCTCACCACCaacagtggaaaaggaaggaacaaaagtttgaagcggtgcaagcagaaaagccagaaaatgcatgttaTAGATGTGAAGGAAAAGAGCACTGGTCACGTACCTGTCGtatgccaaagcacctggttgagctttatcaagccttCCTGAAGAAGGTAGATAAAAATGCTGAAACAAATGttatttctgaaaataatttagacttcatgcctTTGGATGTAgatgattactttgcactcccagaaggagaaacaagtcatatgATCGGTaatgaatctgtagaaatgtaa